TTTTAAACCTGAATCATTAACTTCAATAGCTGCACGACTACCAGCACCTCCAGATCCAATAATTAATACATCTGTCGATATTGTCTTAATTTCCATATTTTATCCCTTATATTTTAATTAGTAGTATTTATATCATTTACACTTAAAAAAATTATCTTAAATACTTAAATATATCTACTATATAAAATAATAAAAGAGGTCATACATGAAAATTAAAGGTGAAGTTACATCTGGATTTGGAAAAGCAGCATTTTTTTTATCACAAGAATTTTATATTGAAAACTTTAAAAAAAACTGTGGATTTGTCCCTTATCCAGGTACATTAAATGTCATTGTTCCTGATAAATATTTATCACAGATTAATGAAATAAAAAACACTTGTAAAAACATTATTAAACCTGATGAAGGTTTTGGAGCTGTTAAATATATTGAAGCGAAGTTGAATGATGAAATTAATGGAGCTATTGTATTTCCAGCTAAAACAACTCATGAAGAAAATTATCTAGAATTTATAGCTAAAGATAAGCTTAGAGATAAATTATTTCTTAAAGATGGGGATATTGTTTCTTTAGAATTTTAATTTTTTTACCACAAAATATTTAATGTATGATTGATAAACCGTTTAAACACGTTCTCAGGGCGGAGTGAAATTCTCCACCGGTGGTGATTTTTAATATAAGTCCACGAGCATAATATGTTGATTTGGTGAGATTCCAAAACCGACGGTGATAGTCCGGATGAAAGAGAATTGTTTAATTTTAGCCCTGGTTCTATAGTATTTAAGGAAGTATTACTATGAATCATGAAACAGATTTAGAAA
Above is a window of Methanobrevibacter oralis DNA encoding:
- a CDS encoding DUF120 domain-containing protein — protein: MKIKGEVTSGFGKAAFFLSQEFYIENFKKNCGFVPYPGTLNVIVPDKYLSQINEIKNTCKNIIKPDEGFGAVKYIEAKLNDEINGAIVFPAKTTHEENYLEFIAKDKLRDKLFLKDGDIVSLEF